In Tenrec ecaudatus isolate mTenEca1 chromosome 5, mTenEca1.hap1, whole genome shotgun sequence, the following are encoded in one genomic region:
- the BRPF1 gene encoding peregrin isoform X4, with product MGVDFDVKTFCHNLRATKPPYECPVESCRKVYKSYSGIEYHLHHYDHDSPPPPQQTPLRKHKKKGRQSRPSNKQSPTPSEVSQSPGREVMNYAQAQRMVEVDLHGRVHRISIFDNLDVVSEDEEVPEEVPENGSNKENTEAPAAAPKSGKHKNKEKRKDSNHHHHHHHGAAASTTPKLPEVVYRELDQDTPDAPPRPTSYYRYIEKSAEELDEEVEYDMDEEDYIWLDIMNERRKTEGVSPIPQEIFEYLMDRLEKESYFESHNKGDPSALVDEDAVCCICNDGECQSSNVILFCDMCNLAVHQECYGVPYIPEGQWLCRRCLQSPSRAVDCALCPNKGGAFKQTDDGRWAHVVCALWIPEVCFANTVFLEPIDSIEHIPPARWKLTCYICKQRGSGACIQCHKANCYTAFHVTCAQQAGLYMKMEPVRETGANGTSFSVRKTAYCDIHTPPGSARRLPALSHSEGEEDEDEEEEDGKSWSSEKVKKAKAKSRIKMKKARKILAEKRAAAPVVSVPCIPPHRLSKITNRLTIQRKSQFMQRLHSYWTLKRQSRNGVPLLRRLQTHLQSQRNCDQVGRDSEDKNWALKEQLKSWQRLRHDLERARLLVELIRKREKLKREMLKVQQLAMEMQLTPFLILLRKTLEQLQEKDTGNIFSEPVPLSEVPDYLDHIKKPMDFFTMKQNLEAYRYLNFDDFEEDFNLIVSNCLKYNAKDTIFYRAAVRLREQGGAVLRQARRQAEKMGIDFETGMHIPHNVAGDEAPHHTEDGLAAEEERLVLLENQKHLPVEEQLKLLLERLDEVNASKQSAGRSRRAKMIKKEMTALRRKLAHQRESGRDGPERHGPSSRGSLTPHPAACDKDGQTDSAAEESSSQETSKGLGPNMSSAPAHEVGRRTSVLFSKKNPKTAGPPKRPGRPPKNRESQMTPSHGGSPVGPPQLPITGSLRQRKRGRSPRPSSSSDSDSDKSTEDPPMDLPANGFSSGNQPVKKSFLVYRNDCSLPRSSSDSESSSSSSSSAASDRTSTTPSKQGRGKPSFSRGTFPEDSSEDTSGTENEAYSVGTGRGVGHSMVRKSLGRGASWLSEDEDSPLDALDLVWAKCRGYPSYPALIIDPKMPREGMFHHGVPIPVPPLEVLKLGEQMTQEAREHLYLVLFFDNKRTWQWLPRTKLVPLGVNQDLDKEKMLEGRKSNIRKSVQIAYHRALQHRSKVQGEQSSETSDSD from the exons ATGGGGGTGGACTTTGATGTGAAGACATTCTGCCACAACTTGCGGGCGACTAAGCCACCATACGAATGTCCTGTGGAGAGCTGCCGCAAGGTCTATAAGAGCTACAGTGGCATTGAGTACCACCTGCACCACTATGATCACGACAGCCCACCCCCCCCACAGCAGACACCACTCCGGAAGCACAAGAAGAAGGGGCGGCAGTCTCGCCCGTCCAACAAGCAGTCGCCCACTCCCTCGGAGGTGTCACAGTCTCCAGGCCGTGAGGTGATGAACTATGCACAGGCCCAACGCATGGTGGAGGTGGACCTGCACGGCCGTGTCCACCGCATCAGCATCTTTGATAACTTGGATGTAGTGTCTGAGGATGAGGAGGTCCCAGAGGAGGTGCCGGAGAATGGCAGCAACAAGGAGAACACCGAGGCGCCGGCTGCTGCTCCCAAGTCaggcaaacataagaacaaggaGAAGCGCAAggactccaaccaccaccaccaccaccaccacggcgCTGCCGCCAGCACCACACCCAAGCTGCCCGAGGTGGTGTACCGGGAGCTGGACCAGGATACCCCTGATGCCCCGCCCCGACCAACTTCCTATTACCG GTACATCGAGAAGTCGGCTGAGGAGCTCGACGAGGAGGTGGAGTACGACATGGATGAGGAGGACTACATCTGGCTGGACATCATGAACGAGCGGCGGAAGACGGAGGGCGTGAGCCCTATCCCGCAGGAGATCTTTGAGTACCTGATGGACCGGCTGGAGAAGGAGTCGTACTTTGAAAGCCACAACAAGGGCGACCCCAGTGCGCTGGTGGACGAGGACGCCGTGTGCTGCATCTGCAATGACGGTGAGTGCCAGAGCAGCAATGTCATCCTCTTCTGTGACATGTGCAACCTGGCCGTGCACCAGGAGTGCTATGGCGTCCCCTACATCCCCGAGGGCCAGTGGCTGTGCCGCCGCTGCTTGCAGTCACCCTCCCGTGCCGTGGACTGTGCCCTGTGCCCCAACAAGGGCGGTGCCTTCAAGCAGACCGATGACGGGCGCTGGGCCCACGTGGTATGTGCCCTGTGGATCCCCGAGGTCTGCTTTGCCAACACCGTCTTCCTGGAGCCCATCGACAGCATCGAGCACATCCCACCTGCCCGCTGGAAGCTCACCTGCTACATCTGCAAGCAGCGGGGCTCGGGGGCCTGCATCCAGTGCCATAAGGCCAATTGCTACACCGCCTTCCACGTGACGTGCGCCCAGCAGGCCGGCCTCTACATGAAGATGGAGCCTGTGCGAGAGACTGGGGCCAACGGCACCTCCTTCAGTGTCCGCAAGACAGCCTACTGCGATATCCACACACCCCCAGGCTCAGCCCGCCGCCtgcctgccctgtcccatagCGAGGGTGaagaggatgaggatgaggaagaggaagatggcAAGAGCTGGAGCTCAGAGAAGGTCAAGAAGGCCAAGGCCAAGTCCCGGATCAAGATGAAGAAGGCGCGGAAGATCCTGGCCGAGAAGCGAGCTGCAGCACCGGTGGTGTCGGTGCCCTGCATCCCCCCCCACAG ACTCAGCAAAATCACTAACCGCCTGACCATCCAGAGGAAGAGCCAGTTCATGCAGAGGCTACACAGCTACTGGACATTGAAGCGGCAGTCTCGGAACGGGGTCCCCCTGCTGCGTCGCTTGCAGACACACCTGCAGTCTCAGAGGAACTGTGACCAAGTCGGG AGAGATTCGGAGGACAAGAACTGGGCCCTCAAAGAACAGCTCAAGTCGTGGCAGCGGCTGCGGCATGATCTGGAGCGAGCTCGGCTGCTGGTGGAATTGATCCGAAAGCGGGAGAAACTCAAGCGGGAGATG CTCAAGGTGCAGCAGCTCGCCATGGAGATGCAGCTGACGCCCTTCCTCATCCTGCTGCGGAAAACCTTGGAGcagctgcaagagaaggatacgGGCAACATCTTCAGCGAGCCGGTCCCTCTGTCCGAG gtCCCTGACTACCTAGACCACATCAAAAAGCCTATGGACTTTTTCACCATGAAGCAGAACTTGGAGGCTTACCGCTACCTGAACTTTGATGATTTTGAGGAGGACTTCAACCTCATCGTCAGCAACTGCCTCAAGTACAATGCCAAGGACACCATCTTCTACCGGGCAGCAGTGCGGCTCCGCGAACAGGGTGGTGCTGTGCTCCGCCAGGCCCGGCGCCAGGCTGAAAAAATGGGCATTGACTTTGAGACGGGCATGCATATCCCTCACAACGTGGCTGGAGATGAGGCCCCACATCACACCGAAGATG gcctGGCAGCCGAGGAGGAGCGGCTGGTCCTGCTGGAGAACCAGAAGCACCTGCCTGTGGAAGAGCAGCTGAAGCTGCTGCTGGAACGGCTGGATGAGGTGAACGCCAGCAAGCAGAGCGCTGGCCGCTCGCGGCGCGCCAAGATGATCAAGAAAGAGATGACAGCACTGCGGCGGAAGCTGGCGCACCAGCGAGAGAGTGGACGGGACGGACCTGAGCGGCACGGGCCCTCTAGCCGGGGCTCTCTGACACCTCACCCGGCCGCCTGCGACAAGGACGGGCAGACTGACAGTGCAGCTGAGGAGAGCAGCAGCCAGGAGACGAGCAAAG gcctgggccccaacaTGTCCTCAGCCCCCGCACATGAGGTGGGCAGGAGAACCTCAGTTCTGTTCTCCAAAAAGAACCCGAAGACAGCTGGACCGCCCAAGAGGCCGGGCCGGCCCCCCAAAAACCGGGAGAGCCAGATGACCCCCAGCCACGGAGGCAGTCCTGTGGGGCCCCCCCAGCTCCCCATCACGGGCTCCCTGCGTCAGCGTAAGCGGGGTAGGAGCCCCCGACCCAGCTCGAGCTCAGACAGCGACAGTGATAAGTCCACAGAAGACCCCCCAATGG ACTTACCAGCGAACGGCTTCAGCAGTGGGAACCAACCGGTGAAGAAGAGTTTCTTGGTGTACCGGAATGACTGCAGCCTTCCCCGGAGCAGCTCGGACTCGgagtccagcagcagcagcagcagcagtgcagCCTCAGATCGAACCAG CACGACGCCCTCAAAACAGGGCCGGGGCAAGCCCTCTTTCTCGAGGGGAACCTTCCCAGAGGACAGCAGTGAGGATACCTCAGGCACTGAGAACGAGGCCTACTCCGTGGGCACTGGCCGCGGCGTGGGCCACAGCA TGGTGAGGAAGAGTCTGGGCCGGGGAGCCAGCTGGCTTTCAGAGGACGAAGACTCCCCCCTGGATGCCCTGGACCTTGTGTGGGCCAAATGCCGAGGCTACCCATCGTACCCAGCTCTG ATCATTGATCCAAAGATGCCCCGGGAGGGTATGTTCCACCATGGGGTTCCCATCCCTGTGCCCCCACTGGAGGTGCTGAAACTTGGTGAGCAGATGACCCAAGAAGCACGTGAGCATCTCTACCTCGTCCTCTTCTTTGACAACAAGCGAACCTG GCAGTGGCTGCCCAGGACCAAGCTGGTTCCTCTCGGGGTAAACCAGGACCTGGACAAGGAGAAGATGCTGGAGGGCCGCAAGTCCAACATCCGCAAGTCGGTGCAGATCGCCTACCACAGGGCTCTGCAGCACCGCAGCAAGGTGCAGGGCGAGCAGAGCAGCGAGACCAGTGACAGTGACTGA
- the BRPF1 gene encoding peregrin isoform X5, whose protein sequence is MGVDFDVKTFCHNLRATKPPYECPVESCRKVYKSYSGIEYHLHHYDHDSPPPPQQTPLRKHKKKGRQSRPSNKQSPTPSEVSQSPGREVMNYAQAQRMVEVDLHGRVHRISIFDNLDVVSEDEEVPEEVPENGSNKENTEAPAAAPKSGKHKNKEKRKDSNHHHHHHHGAAASTTPKLPEVVYRELDQDTPDAPPRPTSYYRYIEKSAEELDEEVEYDMDEEDYIWLDIMNERRKTEGVSPIPQEIFEYLMDRLEKESYFESHNKGDPSALVDEDAVCCICNDGECQSSNVILFCDMCNLAVHQECYGVPYIPEGQWLCRRCLQSPSRAVDCALCPNKGGAFKQTDDGRWAHVVCALWIPEVCFANTVFLEPIDSIEHIPPARWKLTCYICKQRGSGACIQCHKANCYTAFHVTCAQQAGLYMKMEPVRETGANGTSFSVRKTAYCDIHTPPGSARRLPALSHSEGEEDEDEEEEDGKSWSSEKVKKAKAKSRIKMKKARKILAEKRAAAPVVSVPCIPPHRLSKITNRLTIQRKSQFMQRLHSYWTLKRQSRNGVPLLRRLQTHLQSQRNCDQVGRDSEDKNWALKEQLKSWQRLRHDLERARLLVELIRKREKLKREMLKVQQLAMEMQLTPFLILLRKTLEQLQEKDTGNIFSEPVPLSEVTELDEVPDYLDHIKKPMDFFTMKQNLEAYRYLNFDDFEEDFNLIVSNCLKYNAKDTIFYRAAVRLREQGGAVLRQARRQAEKMGIDFETGMHIPHNVAGDEAPHHTEDGLAAEEERLVLLENQKHLPVEEQLKLLLERLDEVNASKQSAGRSRRAKMIKKEMTALRRKLAHQRESGRDGPERHGPSSRGSLTPHPAACDKDGQTDSAAEESSSQETSKDLPANGFSSGNQPVKKSFLVYRNDCSLPRSSSDSESSSSSSSSAASDRTSTTPSKQGRGKPSFSRGTFPEDSSEDTSGTENEAYSVGTGRGVGHSMVRKSLGRGASWLSEDEDSPLDALDLVWAKCRGYPSYPALIIDPKMPREGMFHHGVPIPVPPLEVLKLGEQMTQEAREHLYLVLFFDNKRTWQWLPRTKLVPLGVNQDLDKEKMLEGRKSNIRKSVQIAYHRALQHRSKVQGEQSSETSDSD, encoded by the exons ATGGGGGTGGACTTTGATGTGAAGACATTCTGCCACAACTTGCGGGCGACTAAGCCACCATACGAATGTCCTGTGGAGAGCTGCCGCAAGGTCTATAAGAGCTACAGTGGCATTGAGTACCACCTGCACCACTATGATCACGACAGCCCACCCCCCCCACAGCAGACACCACTCCGGAAGCACAAGAAGAAGGGGCGGCAGTCTCGCCCGTCCAACAAGCAGTCGCCCACTCCCTCGGAGGTGTCACAGTCTCCAGGCCGTGAGGTGATGAACTATGCACAGGCCCAACGCATGGTGGAGGTGGACCTGCACGGCCGTGTCCACCGCATCAGCATCTTTGATAACTTGGATGTAGTGTCTGAGGATGAGGAGGTCCCAGAGGAGGTGCCGGAGAATGGCAGCAACAAGGAGAACACCGAGGCGCCGGCTGCTGCTCCCAAGTCaggcaaacataagaacaaggaGAAGCGCAAggactccaaccaccaccaccaccaccaccacggcgCTGCCGCCAGCACCACACCCAAGCTGCCCGAGGTGGTGTACCGGGAGCTGGACCAGGATACCCCTGATGCCCCGCCCCGACCAACTTCCTATTACCG GTACATCGAGAAGTCGGCTGAGGAGCTCGACGAGGAGGTGGAGTACGACATGGATGAGGAGGACTACATCTGGCTGGACATCATGAACGAGCGGCGGAAGACGGAGGGCGTGAGCCCTATCCCGCAGGAGATCTTTGAGTACCTGATGGACCGGCTGGAGAAGGAGTCGTACTTTGAAAGCCACAACAAGGGCGACCCCAGTGCGCTGGTGGACGAGGACGCCGTGTGCTGCATCTGCAATGACGGTGAGTGCCAGAGCAGCAATGTCATCCTCTTCTGTGACATGTGCAACCTGGCCGTGCACCAGGAGTGCTATGGCGTCCCCTACATCCCCGAGGGCCAGTGGCTGTGCCGCCGCTGCTTGCAGTCACCCTCCCGTGCCGTGGACTGTGCCCTGTGCCCCAACAAGGGCGGTGCCTTCAAGCAGACCGATGACGGGCGCTGGGCCCACGTGGTATGTGCCCTGTGGATCCCCGAGGTCTGCTTTGCCAACACCGTCTTCCTGGAGCCCATCGACAGCATCGAGCACATCCCACCTGCCCGCTGGAAGCTCACCTGCTACATCTGCAAGCAGCGGGGCTCGGGGGCCTGCATCCAGTGCCATAAGGCCAATTGCTACACCGCCTTCCACGTGACGTGCGCCCAGCAGGCCGGCCTCTACATGAAGATGGAGCCTGTGCGAGAGACTGGGGCCAACGGCACCTCCTTCAGTGTCCGCAAGACAGCCTACTGCGATATCCACACACCCCCAGGCTCAGCCCGCCGCCtgcctgccctgtcccatagCGAGGGTGaagaggatgaggatgaggaagaggaagatggcAAGAGCTGGAGCTCAGAGAAGGTCAAGAAGGCCAAGGCCAAGTCCCGGATCAAGATGAAGAAGGCGCGGAAGATCCTGGCCGAGAAGCGAGCTGCAGCACCGGTGGTGTCGGTGCCCTGCATCCCCCCCCACAG ACTCAGCAAAATCACTAACCGCCTGACCATCCAGAGGAAGAGCCAGTTCATGCAGAGGCTACACAGCTACTGGACATTGAAGCGGCAGTCTCGGAACGGGGTCCCCCTGCTGCGTCGCTTGCAGACACACCTGCAGTCTCAGAGGAACTGTGACCAAGTCGGG AGAGATTCGGAGGACAAGAACTGGGCCCTCAAAGAACAGCTCAAGTCGTGGCAGCGGCTGCGGCATGATCTGGAGCGAGCTCGGCTGCTGGTGGAATTGATCCGAAAGCGGGAGAAACTCAAGCGGGAGATG CTCAAGGTGCAGCAGCTCGCCATGGAGATGCAGCTGACGCCCTTCCTCATCCTGCTGCGGAAAACCTTGGAGcagctgcaagagaaggatacgGGCAACATCTTCAGCGAGCCGGTCCCTCTGTCCGAGGTAACCGAATTGGATGAA gtCCCTGACTACCTAGACCACATCAAAAAGCCTATGGACTTTTTCACCATGAAGCAGAACTTGGAGGCTTACCGCTACCTGAACTTTGATGATTTTGAGGAGGACTTCAACCTCATCGTCAGCAACTGCCTCAAGTACAATGCCAAGGACACCATCTTCTACCGGGCAGCAGTGCGGCTCCGCGAACAGGGTGGTGCTGTGCTCCGCCAGGCCCGGCGCCAGGCTGAAAAAATGGGCATTGACTTTGAGACGGGCATGCATATCCCTCACAACGTGGCTGGAGATGAGGCCCCACATCACACCGAAGATG gcctGGCAGCCGAGGAGGAGCGGCTGGTCCTGCTGGAGAACCAGAAGCACCTGCCTGTGGAAGAGCAGCTGAAGCTGCTGCTGGAACGGCTGGATGAGGTGAACGCCAGCAAGCAGAGCGCTGGCCGCTCGCGGCGCGCCAAGATGATCAAGAAAGAGATGACAGCACTGCGGCGGAAGCTGGCGCACCAGCGAGAGAGTGGACGGGACGGACCTGAGCGGCACGGGCCCTCTAGCCGGGGCTCTCTGACACCTCACCCGGCCGCCTGCGACAAGGACGGGCAGACTGACAGTGCAGCTGAGGAGAGCAGCAGCCAGGAGACGAGCAAAG ACTTACCAGCGAACGGCTTCAGCAGTGGGAACCAACCGGTGAAGAAGAGTTTCTTGGTGTACCGGAATGACTGCAGCCTTCCCCGGAGCAGCTCGGACTCGgagtccagcagcagcagcagcagcagtgcagCCTCAGATCGAACCAG CACGACGCCCTCAAAACAGGGCCGGGGCAAGCCCTCTTTCTCGAGGGGAACCTTCCCAGAGGACAGCAGTGAGGATACCTCAGGCACTGAGAACGAGGCCTACTCCGTGGGCACTGGCCGCGGCGTGGGCCACAGCA TGGTGAGGAAGAGTCTGGGCCGGGGAGCCAGCTGGCTTTCAGAGGACGAAGACTCCCCCCTGGATGCCCTGGACCTTGTGTGGGCCAAATGCCGAGGCTACCCATCGTACCCAGCTCTG ATCATTGATCCAAAGATGCCCCGGGAGGGTATGTTCCACCATGGGGTTCCCATCCCTGTGCCCCCACTGGAGGTGCTGAAACTTGGTGAGCAGATGACCCAAGAAGCACGTGAGCATCTCTACCTCGTCCTCTTCTTTGACAACAAGCGAACCTG GCAGTGGCTGCCCAGGACCAAGCTGGTTCCTCTCGGGGTAAACCAGGACCTGGACAAGGAGAAGATGCTGGAGGGCCGCAAGTCCAACATCCGCAAGTCGGTGCAGATCGCCTACCACAGGGCTCTGCAGCACCGCAGCAAGGTGCAGGGCGAGCAGAGCAGCGAGACCAGTGACAGTGACTGA
- the BRPF1 gene encoding peregrin isoform X6, with the protein MGVDFDVKTFCHNLRATKPPYECPVESCRKVYKSYSGIEYHLHHYDHDSPPPPQQTPLRKHKKKGRQSRPSNKQSPTPSEVSQSPGREVMNYAQAQRMVEVDLHGRVHRISIFDNLDVVSEDEEVPEEVPENGSNKENTEAPAAAPKSGKHKNKEKRKDSNHHHHHHHGAAASTTPKLPEVVYRELDQDTPDAPPRPTSYYRYIEKSAEELDEEVEYDMDEEDYIWLDIMNERRKTEGVSPIPQEIFEYLMDRLEKESYFESHNKGDPSALVDEDAVCCICNDGECQSSNVILFCDMCNLAVHQECYGVPYIPEGQWLCRRCLQSPSRAVDCALCPNKGGAFKQTDDGRWAHVVCALWIPEVCFANTVFLEPIDSIEHIPPARWKLTCYICKQRGSGACIQCHKANCYTAFHVTCAQQAGLYMKMEPVRETGANGTSFSVRKTAYCDIHTPPGSARRLPALSHSEGEEDEDEEEEDGKSWSSEKVKKAKAKSRIKMKKARKILAEKRAAAPVVSVPCIPPHRLSKITNRLTIQRKSQFMQRLHSYWTLKRQSRNGVPLLRRLQTHLQSQRNCDQVGRDSEDKNWALKEQLKSWQRLRHDLERARLLVELIRKREKLKREMLKVQQLAMEMQLTPFLILLRKTLEQLQEKDTGNIFSEPVPLSEVPDYLDHIKKPMDFFTMKQNLEAYRYLNFDDFEEDFNLIVSNCLKYNAKDTIFYRAAVRLREQGGAVLRQARRQAEKMGIDFETGMHIPHNVAGDEAPHHTEDGLAAEEERLVLLENQKHLPVEEQLKLLLERLDEVNASKQSAGRSRRAKMIKKEMTALRRKLAHQRESGRDGPERHGPSSRGSLTPHPAACDKDGQTDSAAEESSSQETSKDLPANGFSSGNQPVKKSFLVYRNDCSLPRSSSDSESSSSSSSSAASDRTSTTPSKQGRGKPSFSRGTFPEDSSEDTSGTENEAYSVGTGRGVGHSMVRKSLGRGASWLSEDEDSPLDALDLVWAKCRGYPSYPALIIDPKMPREGMFHHGVPIPVPPLEVLKLGEQMTQEAREHLYLVLFFDNKRTWQWLPRTKLVPLGVNQDLDKEKMLEGRKSNIRKSVQIAYHRALQHRSKVQGEQSSETSDSD; encoded by the exons ATGGGGGTGGACTTTGATGTGAAGACATTCTGCCACAACTTGCGGGCGACTAAGCCACCATACGAATGTCCTGTGGAGAGCTGCCGCAAGGTCTATAAGAGCTACAGTGGCATTGAGTACCACCTGCACCACTATGATCACGACAGCCCACCCCCCCCACAGCAGACACCACTCCGGAAGCACAAGAAGAAGGGGCGGCAGTCTCGCCCGTCCAACAAGCAGTCGCCCACTCCCTCGGAGGTGTCACAGTCTCCAGGCCGTGAGGTGATGAACTATGCACAGGCCCAACGCATGGTGGAGGTGGACCTGCACGGCCGTGTCCACCGCATCAGCATCTTTGATAACTTGGATGTAGTGTCTGAGGATGAGGAGGTCCCAGAGGAGGTGCCGGAGAATGGCAGCAACAAGGAGAACACCGAGGCGCCGGCTGCTGCTCCCAAGTCaggcaaacataagaacaaggaGAAGCGCAAggactccaaccaccaccaccaccaccaccacggcgCTGCCGCCAGCACCACACCCAAGCTGCCCGAGGTGGTGTACCGGGAGCTGGACCAGGATACCCCTGATGCCCCGCCCCGACCAACTTCCTATTACCG GTACATCGAGAAGTCGGCTGAGGAGCTCGACGAGGAGGTGGAGTACGACATGGATGAGGAGGACTACATCTGGCTGGACATCATGAACGAGCGGCGGAAGACGGAGGGCGTGAGCCCTATCCCGCAGGAGATCTTTGAGTACCTGATGGACCGGCTGGAGAAGGAGTCGTACTTTGAAAGCCACAACAAGGGCGACCCCAGTGCGCTGGTGGACGAGGACGCCGTGTGCTGCATCTGCAATGACGGTGAGTGCCAGAGCAGCAATGTCATCCTCTTCTGTGACATGTGCAACCTGGCCGTGCACCAGGAGTGCTATGGCGTCCCCTACATCCCCGAGGGCCAGTGGCTGTGCCGCCGCTGCTTGCAGTCACCCTCCCGTGCCGTGGACTGTGCCCTGTGCCCCAACAAGGGCGGTGCCTTCAAGCAGACCGATGACGGGCGCTGGGCCCACGTGGTATGTGCCCTGTGGATCCCCGAGGTCTGCTTTGCCAACACCGTCTTCCTGGAGCCCATCGACAGCATCGAGCACATCCCACCTGCCCGCTGGAAGCTCACCTGCTACATCTGCAAGCAGCGGGGCTCGGGGGCCTGCATCCAGTGCCATAAGGCCAATTGCTACACCGCCTTCCACGTGACGTGCGCCCAGCAGGCCGGCCTCTACATGAAGATGGAGCCTGTGCGAGAGACTGGGGCCAACGGCACCTCCTTCAGTGTCCGCAAGACAGCCTACTGCGATATCCACACACCCCCAGGCTCAGCCCGCCGCCtgcctgccctgtcccatagCGAGGGTGaagaggatgaggatgaggaagaggaagatggcAAGAGCTGGAGCTCAGAGAAGGTCAAGAAGGCCAAGGCCAAGTCCCGGATCAAGATGAAGAAGGCGCGGAAGATCCTGGCCGAGAAGCGAGCTGCAGCACCGGTGGTGTCGGTGCCCTGCATCCCCCCCCACAG ACTCAGCAAAATCACTAACCGCCTGACCATCCAGAGGAAGAGCCAGTTCATGCAGAGGCTACACAGCTACTGGACATTGAAGCGGCAGTCTCGGAACGGGGTCCCCCTGCTGCGTCGCTTGCAGACACACCTGCAGTCTCAGAGGAACTGTGACCAAGTCGGG AGAGATTCGGAGGACAAGAACTGGGCCCTCAAAGAACAGCTCAAGTCGTGGCAGCGGCTGCGGCATGATCTGGAGCGAGCTCGGCTGCTGGTGGAATTGATCCGAAAGCGGGAGAAACTCAAGCGGGAGATG CTCAAGGTGCAGCAGCTCGCCATGGAGATGCAGCTGACGCCCTTCCTCATCCTGCTGCGGAAAACCTTGGAGcagctgcaagagaaggatacgGGCAACATCTTCAGCGAGCCGGTCCCTCTGTCCGAG gtCCCTGACTACCTAGACCACATCAAAAAGCCTATGGACTTTTTCACCATGAAGCAGAACTTGGAGGCTTACCGCTACCTGAACTTTGATGATTTTGAGGAGGACTTCAACCTCATCGTCAGCAACTGCCTCAAGTACAATGCCAAGGACACCATCTTCTACCGGGCAGCAGTGCGGCTCCGCGAACAGGGTGGTGCTGTGCTCCGCCAGGCCCGGCGCCAGGCTGAAAAAATGGGCATTGACTTTGAGACGGGCATGCATATCCCTCACAACGTGGCTGGAGATGAGGCCCCACATCACACCGAAGATG gcctGGCAGCCGAGGAGGAGCGGCTGGTCCTGCTGGAGAACCAGAAGCACCTGCCTGTGGAAGAGCAGCTGAAGCTGCTGCTGGAACGGCTGGATGAGGTGAACGCCAGCAAGCAGAGCGCTGGCCGCTCGCGGCGCGCCAAGATGATCAAGAAAGAGATGACAGCACTGCGGCGGAAGCTGGCGCACCAGCGAGAGAGTGGACGGGACGGACCTGAGCGGCACGGGCCCTCTAGCCGGGGCTCTCTGACACCTCACCCGGCCGCCTGCGACAAGGACGGGCAGACTGACAGTGCAGCTGAGGAGAGCAGCAGCCAGGAGACGAGCAAAG ACTTACCAGCGAACGGCTTCAGCAGTGGGAACCAACCGGTGAAGAAGAGTTTCTTGGTGTACCGGAATGACTGCAGCCTTCCCCGGAGCAGCTCGGACTCGgagtccagcagcagcagcagcagcagtgcagCCTCAGATCGAACCAG CACGACGCCCTCAAAACAGGGCCGGGGCAAGCCCTCTTTCTCGAGGGGAACCTTCCCAGAGGACAGCAGTGAGGATACCTCAGGCACTGAGAACGAGGCCTACTCCGTGGGCACTGGCCGCGGCGTGGGCCACAGCA TGGTGAGGAAGAGTCTGGGCCGGGGAGCCAGCTGGCTTTCAGAGGACGAAGACTCCCCCCTGGATGCCCTGGACCTTGTGTGGGCCAAATGCCGAGGCTACCCATCGTACCCAGCTCTG ATCATTGATCCAAAGATGCCCCGGGAGGGTATGTTCCACCATGGGGTTCCCATCCCTGTGCCCCCACTGGAGGTGCTGAAACTTGGTGAGCAGATGACCCAAGAAGCACGTGAGCATCTCTACCTCGTCCTCTTCTTTGACAACAAGCGAACCTG GCAGTGGCTGCCCAGGACCAAGCTGGTTCCTCTCGGGGTAAACCAGGACCTGGACAAGGAGAAGATGCTGGAGGGCCGCAAGTCCAACATCCGCAAGTCGGTGCAGATCGCCTACCACAGGGCTCTGCAGCACCGCAGCAAGGTGCAGGGCGAGCAGAGCAGCGAGACCAGTGACAGTGACTGA